The Bosea sp. AS-1 region TGACGTGAGTGATGTCGCCGGATCCTTTCAGATGAGACCGTTCCAGGGCTATCTCCGCGCCGACGGGCGCGTCGGCGTGCGCAACCATATGCTGATCCTTGGAATCAACGGTCTCGCCTTGCGGTCAAGCGAGCGCATCGCACGCAACCTGCCAGGCTCGCTTCTGGTCGCGACCTCGGCCGGCCGCGGTCAGGTCGAGCCGGATCTCGGCCTGCATCTTGATCAACTCGTCGGCCTCGGCCGCAATCCCAATGTCGGGGCCGTCCTGGTCGTCGGCGTCGATCAGGCGACGTCAGACGACGTTGCCGCCCGGATCGCGCTCTCCGGCAAACCGGTCGCCAGCGTAAGCTTCGCCGAGTGCGGCGAAGACGCGCTGGCCATCAGCGATCTCGGTCTGCGCCGTGCCACCGAACTCAGCCGCGCCGCCTCGCGGGCCCGCCGGACGCGGGTCGAGCCCACCGCGCTCGTGGTTGCGGTTGAATGCGGTCATTCCGATGCCACCTCCGGCCTCGCCAGCAATCCCATCGTCGGAGCGGCGGTGGATAGGCTCGTTGCCGCCGGCGCCTGCGTCATCGTCGGCGAAACCGTGGAATGGCTCGGCGCCGAGCACCTGCTCGCCCGCCGCGCGGCCGATGCCGATGTGGCGGCCCGCATCCATGCGGCCGTAGCAGGGCGCGAAGCGATCGCAATCGCGTCCGGGCGCAGCCTGACCGGGAACAACCCGGGCGAAGAGAACATCAAGGGCGGCCTGTCCACCATCGAGGAAAAATCGCTCGGTGCCATCGTCAAGTCCGGTACAGGCACGATCGCCGGCATGCTCGGCGTAGCGGAGGCACCGCCCGGGCCCGGCCTGTACCTGATGGACGGCCCCTCCTTCTCACCGGATTCGATGACGGGGTTCGCGGCGGCCGGCGCCACAATCATGTTGTTCACGACCGGGCCGGGCAACAGCTTCGCCAGCGCGATCGCACCGACGCTCAAGATCTCGGCCCACCCCGAGACAGTGACACGCTTGCCAGCGCAGATCGATTTCGACGCAAGCCCGATCCTGGCCGGGGCGGAGACACTGGCTGAAGGAAGCGAACGCCTCGTCGAGGCCGTCCTCGACGTCGCGGACGGCACACTGACGCTCGGCGAGATCGTCGGCGAGGGGCTGGAAGTGCCCACTCGCATCCGAGGTTCGCTGTGAACCGGGCCGCAGCGCCCCGGGTGTTCCTCCGCTGGCTCGGCGGGGCGTTGATCTATGTCCGCACCATGGCCCTCTTCCTGCTGGCCTGGTCCCTCGCGGCCGAGGCCGTGCCGAACAAGCTGTTGCTGCCCTCTCCGCTTGCCGTGGCGCAGGCGCTGCAGGAAAGCTGGCAGGATGGGGAGCTGACCGCCAATGCCGGCATCAGCCTACTACGGCTCACCATCAGCGTCGCCGCGGCGACGCTCCTCGCCATTCCACTTGGCCTCGCCATGGGCCGCAGTCGGGTGGCCGGCGATCTGCTGGAATGGACCGTGGAATTGTTGCGGCCGATCGCCGGCATCGCCTGGATTCCGCTGGCGCTGTTCATCTTCGGGATCGGGCAACGTCTGCCGATCTTCATCATGTTCTACACGGCGTTCTTCCCGCTCCTGCTCGGGACGGCCGCCGGCGCACAAACCGTCGACCGGCGCCTGATCGCCGCAGCTCGTACCATGGGGCTCTCGCAAGCGACGATCATACGGCAAGTCGTCGTGCCAGCCGCTCTGCCGTCCGTACTGGTCTCACTGCGGCTGGCGGTAGCGGCGTCCTGGACGGCCGTGGTCGCTGCGGAACTCGTGGGCGCACCGAGCGGGCTCGGCTACGCCATCGAATACTACCGCAGCATGCTTTCAACGCCCTCCGTGATGGCCTTCATCGCCGTCATCGGCTTTCTGGGCTTTCTGACCGATCGCGCCTTGCGCTGGCTTGCGGATGCGCTCGCCCCCTGGGCTCAGGCGGAGGGGGCCCGATGAAGCGGATCGCCCTGAAGCTCGTCCTGCCGCTGCTGATCCTGCTCGTCTGGGAGTTGGCCGCGAGTGGATCGACCAGGGCACCGCGCCCGAGCACGGTGATCCAGACAGCGATCAAGATGATCGCGAGCGGCGACCTACCGACAGGGCTGGCGACGAGCCTGCTGCGCGTCTTCCTCGGCTTCGCGACAGCCTCCTGCCTTGCAATTCCCTTGGGAATCGTCATGGGCAGCGTCGCCGCCGTCGAGCGCAATCTCGATCCCCTGGTCGAGAGCTTCCGCCCGATCGCGGCGATTGCGCTCCTGCCGCTGATCATCCTGTGGCTCGGAACCGGCACGCAGGCGGCGGTCGCAATCGTCGCCTATGCCGCCTTCTTCCCGATCCTGATCAACACAATTGCAGGGGTGAAGCGCATCGAACCCAATCTGATGCGGGCCGCCTATACGATGGGCGTGACGACGCTGACGCGCATGCGGGTCGTGTTGCTGCCGGCTGCTCTGCCCGCCATCCTCGTCGGCATGCGCATCGGGCTCGGCGTCGCCTGGACGGCGATCATCGCCGCAGAACTCGCGGTCGGCGCTAAAGCCGGTGGCCAGGGCGGCATCGGCCAAATGATGTTCGTGTTCTACGCCTACAGCGTCGAGTTCAACGGCATCGTCGTCTGCATGGTTGCGGTGGGGTTGGTCGCCCTGCTGCTCGACCAGACGCTGCGTTTCGCACTCGCCCGCGCCGTGCCCTGGAGCAATCCGTGAGCGAAGCCAAGATCAGCCTCTCCGGCATCGGGAAGTCCTTCGGTGCGCCGGGCGCCGCGGTCGTGGCGGTGGAGAACCTCTCTCTCGACATCCGGCCTGGTGAATTCCTCACCATCGTCGGCCCTTCCGGTTGCGGCAAGACGACTGTGCTCAACATGCTGGCTGGGCTCGAGCCTCCCACGACCGGCACAATGACGCTGGACGGCCGCCCGATCCGCGGTCCAGGTGCCGAGCGCGGCGTGATGTTCCAGGACTACGCCCTGTTCCCGTGGAAGACGGTGCACGGCAATATCGGCTTCGGCCTCGTCCACGGCCCTGCGGGAGCCGGACTTTCGAAGGCCCGGCGCGACGAGCGCGTCGCGCGCGTGATCGAGCTCGTTGGACTGAAGGGCTCGGAGGAAAAATACCCGCACCAGCTCTCGGGCGGCATGCGCCAGCGCGTCGCCCTCGCGCGGCTGATGGCCAATGAGCCGGAAATCCTGCTGATGGACGAGCCGCTGGCGGCGCTTGATGCCCAGACCCGTATCATCCTGCAGGACGAGCTGTTGCGGATCTGGGGCCAGGACAAGCCCGCCACCCAGCGCCGCACCGTCGTTTATATCACCCATTCCATCGACGAGGCGGTGTTCCTCGCCGACAGGGTGGTCGTGCTCTCCAGCCACCCCGGACGCCTGAAGCGCATCGTCGAGGTCGACCTGCCGCGACCGCGCGACGACGCCACCCGCCTGACACAGGCTTTCGCCGACCTCTGCCAGTCGATCTGGCAGTCGATCCGCGAGGAGGCCTACCGCGCCACGATGACCTGAACAACAAGAGGGAGGAACGCCATGAAGATCGGGAGTCCGACACCGACCCGCCGCCAGCTCATCAGCGGCGCTGCAAGCCTCGTCGCCGGCAGCGTTGCCATGCCGACGATCATTTGCGCCCAAAGCCGCAAGAGCGCCAAGCTCTCGGTCGGCCGACAGCCCTATGCGGCCGGCAACTCGCCGGTAACCCAGCGCATGATCGACAACAAGATGCTGGAAAAGGCCGCCGCCGAGCTCGGCTACGACGTCGCTATCGACTGGCGCGACTATCCGAGCGCGCTGCCGATGGTCGAAGCCTTCATCTCCGGCAATCTCGACATCGGCATGTGGGGCAATACGCCGATCGTGCGGCTGCTCGCGCAGGGGCAGCCGATCAACGTGCTTTCCGTCGGCGAAGGCCATATGCGCTTCGTGCTGCTGACGCGCAAAGGCTTGCCGATCAGGTCGATCGCAGACCTCAAGGGCAAGACAGTCGGCGCACTCGTCGGCGGCGACCCCTACAACGCCCTGTCGCAGATGTTGCTCTGCGAGCTCGGCAATGCCGACCCGCGCGCCTTCGACATCCGTATCGTCAACACGCCGACGCAGGCGCAGGCTGCTTCTGTCCCGGATGGCATGGATGCCGCGGTTGCGATCTATCCGGCCTTCCTCAAGGCGCAAGCCGAGATCGGCGTCGTCGGCATCATGAACTCCTTCGGCTACAGCGAGGCCGGCTATGACGGCCCAGCCGGCAAGGGCGAAGGTCATCTCCTGCCGGGCGCGAAGAAGTCCAAGTTCTTCCCGGACGGCTATTACCTGCACCGCTCCTTCTGGATCAGCAGCGACCGCATCGTCGGCACTGACGCCGGGCTCGGCGAGGCATTTCTCGTCGCCAGCCAGCGCGCAGTCGCGGAACTGGTTAAAGAGAAGCCGGGCGACATCGCCAAGTCGGTCGAGAAATACTGGGGCCTGGATCCGGCACTCGGCGCCAGGGTCGTCGACGACGAAGTGCTGTTCCAGCGCGGCTGGACCTGGCCGACCGAAGGCGACGCTGCCGCGATCACCCAGATCTCGCAATTCATGGTCGAGGGCAAACTGATCCCGAAGCCGCTGGAATGGAACAAGGTCAAATCGGCCTTTGCGAAGGCCGGTCCGCTGCTCCGGAAGGCCTATGACGCGACCGGCAAGGTTCCCGCCGAGAGCGGCTTCACCGACCAGAAGGCCAAGGACCTGCGCGGCCTGCCGGCCTGGCAGGCCGACCAGTGGAAAGCGCCGGCGTGAGCGGCAGGCCACCGGGCGCCGGCATTCCGGCAGGCGCCCGTCCCGATCCGGAACGAAGGACAATCATCATGACAACGGTCGGCTTCATCGGCCTCGGCACCATGGGGGCGCCGATGGCCCGTAATCTTCTCAAGGCGGGCCACGCGCTGACGGTCTACGACCTCAATGCGAGCGCATTGGCGAAGCTGGTCGAGGCCGGCGCCACGGCCGCCGCCTCGCCCGCCGCGGTGGCGAGCGCTTCCGAGGTCGTTGTTACGATGCTTCCCGATGCGCCCGACGTCGAAACGGCGGTGCTCGGCCCGGACGGCATCGCCCAGGGTCTAAAGCGCGGCAGCCTCTATATCGACATGAGCACGATCGATCCGCAGACGACGCAAAAGATCGGCGCCGCCCTGATGGAGATGGGCGTCGACATGCTCGACAGCCCGGTCGGCAAGACCGTCGAACACGCCGTCGCTGGCACCTCGACCCTGATGATCGGTGGTGATGCGGCCGTGCTGGAGCGCGCCCGGCCGGTGCTCTCGGCGATGGGACAGGACCTGATCTATTGCGGCGGCCTCGGCATGGGCCAGGCGATGAAGCTGACCAACAACCTGCTCGCCAGCGTGCTGATCACCGCAAGCTCGGAAGCGCTCGTCTGCGGAGCCAAGGCCGGCCTCAGCCTCGAGACGATGCTGAACGTGCTGAAGACGACCATGGCCTGGAACCAGCAGCTCGCCGTCGCCATGCACAACCGCGCGCTGAAGGGCGATTTCGAGCCCGGTTTCATGGTCAAGCTGGCGCATAAGGATTGCCGCCTGGCCTTGGCGATGAACAGCTCGCTCGGCATCGAGACCCCGGTCGGAGCCGCGACGCTCGCGGCGCTGCAGGAGGCTATCGAGGCCGGTCTCGCCAACAAGGATGTTGGCGCCGTGCTCAAGCTGCGCGAGGACCCCGCCGGCGTGCAGGTGAGGCTGCCGGCATGACGGAAACTTCCGCCATCGTCCTGCATCCGGCCGACGATGTCGCCGTGCTGGTTGGCGCGGTGGCGGCCGGCGACGACGTTGCGGTACGCGGCGCGCGAGAAGGGCTGCGGCTCGTCGCCGGAGCTACGCTCGCCAGCGGCCACAAGCTCGCGCTGCACTCTCTCGAAGCCGGCTGCGACGTCCGCAAATACGGCGAGGTCATCGGCAGGCTGACGGCACCGGTCGCGGCCGGCGACCATGTCCATGTCCATAATCTCAAGAGCCTGCGCGGCCACATCGGTTGAGATCGGTCGGTCGCGCGCAAAGCCAACAACAGGAAGGGAGAGACAATGCTCAGGACCATCCTTGCCGCGACCTCGGGCCTCCTGCTCGCCGCGATCGCGACTGCCGCTTCAGCCCAGAGCTGGCCTGACCGGCAGATCCGCCTGATCATTCCCTTCCCGCCCGGCGGGCAGCAGGAGGTCGCCTCCCGCATCCTGGTCGAAAAGCTCTCGGCCGAGCTCGGCCAGCCGATCATCATCGACTCGCGCCCCGGCGCCGACGGTAATGTCGGCACGGAAGCCGTCGCGAAGAGCGCGCCCGACGGCAATACCTGGCTCGGTTCAAGCGTGCCCTTCACGACGCAGGTCGCGCTGCATCCAAAGAGCCTGCGCTACAGCCCGACCAAGGATTTCGCACCGGTCGCCGGTTTTGGCACCACCACCTTCATGTTCACCGTACCGGCGGAGCTGCCGGTCAAGGACCTCAAGGAGTTCATCGCCTATATCAAGGCGCAGAAGGGCAAAGCCTCCTATGCCGGCTCCGGCCGCGGCTCGGTTGTCCATCTAGCGACCGAGAAATTCAAGCAGAGCGCCGGGCTCGATATGGAGATGATCCCCTATGCCGGACAGCCGCCCGCGATCGCGGATCTGCTGGCGGCACGCGTCCAGTTCATGGCGCTGGGCTCGGTCTTCGCGGCCCCGCTGGTCAAGGCCGGCAAGCTGAAGGCGCTGGCGGTGATGGACACTAAACGCAATGCCGAGCTGCCCGACGTACCGACCATCGTCGAGGCCGGCTATCCCGATCTGGCGCTGAAGAGCTTCTTCGGCATCCACGTTCCGAAAGGGACGCCCGAGGCGGTGATCCAACGCATCAACGCCGCAGTCAACAAGGCGATCACGATGCCCGATGTCGTCGAGCGCTTCGCCAAGAGCAACGTCGATCCGGCTGAGCCGAACACGCCGCAGCAATACGGCGCGCTGATCGAACAGCAGATCGCGCTCTGGGCCGGCATCATCAAGGCCGCCGGCATCGAGACCGACTGACCGGGTGGAGAGCGTCATGCAGGCCGATCTCAAGGATATTGCGGCAGGCTTGCTGCTGGTTGCTGCGGCGCTCTTCTTCGGCCTGATCGGCTTCGTGCAACTACCGCTGGGGACGAGCTTCCGCATGGGGCCGGGTTACTTCCCTGCGCTGCTGTCAGGGCTGCTGGCCGTGATGGGGCTCATCATCGCCGGACGCGCGATCGGCCGCAGCTCCGAGATCTCGACAATCAGGGTTCCGTGGCGCGGCGTCCTGCTCACGAGTGCCGCCACGGTCGCCTTCGCGCTGCTGGTGCCGGCTTATGGGCTGGTGCCAGCGCTCGTCACCGCGATCCTGCTCTCGGCATTTGCCAGCCGGCGCATGACCTGGCCGCTGGCGGTCGGCCTAGCCACCGGGCTGACGCTGTTTTCAGCGTTGCTGTTCCGCTACGGGCTCGGCGTGCCGGTGCCGCTGCTGGGAGCCTCATGATGGATCTCATCGACCATCTCGCGCTCGGCTTGCAGGTGGCGATTTCGCCGGGAAACCTGCTGTTCTGCTTCATCGGGGCGCTGCTCGGCACGCTCGTCGGCGTCCTGCCCGGCATCGGGCCGGCGGCGACAGTCGCGATGCTCCTGCCGATCACCTTCACGATGTCGCCCGAGACCTCGCTGATCATGCTGGCAGGCATCTACTACGGCGCACAATATGGCGGTTCGACCACTGCGATTCTGATCAATCTGCCGGGGGAGGCCAGCTCGGCGGTGACCGCGATCGATGGCTACCAGATGGCTCGGCAGGGGCGCGCCGGAGCAGCATTGGGCATCGCCGCCATCGGCTCCTTCATCGCGGGCAGCTTCGCGACACTGGTGATCGCCTGGTTCGCCGAGCCGCTGACCGCGGTAGCGCTCAGATTCGGGCCGGCCGAATATTTCTCGCTGATCCTGCTCGGTCTCGTCGCCTCGACCGCACTGGCGCATGGCTCGGTACTCAAAGCGCTGGCCATGATCGTGTTCGGCATGCTGCTCGGCCTCGTTGGCACCGATGTGAATTCGGGCCAGCTGCGCTACACCTTCGGCGTCGGCGAG contains the following coding sequences:
- a CDS encoding UxaA family hydrolase → MRPFQGYLRADGRVGVRNHMLILGINGLALRSSERIARNLPGSLLVATSAGRGQVEPDLGLHLDQLVGLGRNPNVGAVLVVGVDQATSDDVAARIALSGKPVASVSFAECGEDALAISDLGLRRATELSRAASRARRTRVEPTALVVAVECGHSDATSGLASNPIVGAAVDRLVAAGACVIVGETVEWLGAEHLLARRAADADVAARIHAAVAGREAIAIASGRSLTGNNPGEENIKGGLSTIEEKSLGAIVKSGTGTIAGMLGVAEAPPGPGLYLMDGPSFSPDSMTGFAAAGATIMLFTTGPGNSFASAIAPTLKISAHPETVTRLPAQIDFDASPILAGAETLAEGSERLVEAVLDVADGTLTLGEIVGEGLEVPTRIRGSL
- a CDS encoding ABC transporter permease, whose translation is MFLRWLGGALIYVRTMALFLLAWSLAAEAVPNKLLLPSPLAVAQALQESWQDGELTANAGISLLRLTISVAAATLLAIPLGLAMGRSRVAGDLLEWTVELLRPIAGIAWIPLALFIFGIGQRLPIFIMFYTAFFPLLLGTAAGAQTVDRRLIAAARTMGLSQATIIRQVVVPAALPSVLVSLRLAVAASWTAVVAAELVGAPSGLGYAIEYYRSMLSTPSVMAFIAVIGFLGFLTDRALRWLADALAPWAQAEGAR
- a CDS encoding ABC transporter permease — encoded protein: MKRIALKLVLPLLILLVWELAASGSTRAPRPSTVIQTAIKMIASGDLPTGLATSLLRVFLGFATASCLAIPLGIVMGSVAAVERNLDPLVESFRPIAAIALLPLIILWLGTGTQAAVAIVAYAAFFPILINTIAGVKRIEPNLMRAAYTMGVTTLTRMRVVLLPAALPAILVGMRIGLGVAWTAIIAAELAVGAKAGGQGGIGQMMFVFYAYSVEFNGIVVCMVAVGLVALLLDQTLRFALARAVPWSNP
- a CDS encoding ABC transporter ATP-binding protein: MSEAKISLSGIGKSFGAPGAAVVAVENLSLDIRPGEFLTIVGPSGCGKTTVLNMLAGLEPPTTGTMTLDGRPIRGPGAERGVMFQDYALFPWKTVHGNIGFGLVHGPAGAGLSKARRDERVARVIELVGLKGSEEKYPHQLSGGMRQRVALARLMANEPEILLMDEPLAALDAQTRIILQDELLRIWGQDKPATQRRTVVYITHSIDEAVFLADRVVVLSSHPGRLKRIVEVDLPRPRDDATRLTQAFADLCQSIWQSIREEAYRATMT
- a CDS encoding ABC transporter substrate-binding protein; the encoded protein is MKIGSPTPTRRQLISGAASLVAGSVAMPTIICAQSRKSAKLSVGRQPYAAGNSPVTQRMIDNKMLEKAAAELGYDVAIDWRDYPSALPMVEAFISGNLDIGMWGNTPIVRLLAQGQPINVLSVGEGHMRFVLLTRKGLPIRSIADLKGKTVGALVGGDPYNALSQMLLCELGNADPRAFDIRIVNTPTQAQAASVPDGMDAAVAIYPAFLKAQAEIGVVGIMNSFGYSEAGYDGPAGKGEGHLLPGAKKSKFFPDGYYLHRSFWISSDRIVGTDAGLGEAFLVASQRAVAELVKEKPGDIAKSVEKYWGLDPALGARVVDDEVLFQRGWTWPTEGDAAAITQISQFMVEGKLIPKPLEWNKVKSAFAKAGPLLRKAYDATGKVPAESGFTDQKAKDLRGLPAWQADQWKAPA
- a CDS encoding NAD(P)-dependent oxidoreductase — translated: MTTVGFIGLGTMGAPMARNLLKAGHALTVYDLNASALAKLVEAGATAAASPAAVASASEVVVTMLPDAPDVETAVLGPDGIAQGLKRGSLYIDMSTIDPQTTQKIGAALMEMGVDMLDSPVGKTVEHAVAGTSTLMIGGDAAVLERARPVLSAMGQDLIYCGGLGMGQAMKLTNNLLASVLITASSEALVCGAKAGLSLETMLNVLKTTMAWNQQLAVAMHNRALKGDFEPGFMVKLAHKDCRLALAMNSSLGIETPVGAATLAALQEAIEAGLANKDVGAVLKLREDPAGVQVRLPA
- a CDS encoding SAF domain-containing protein; the protein is MTETSAIVLHPADDVAVLVGAVAAGDDVAVRGAREGLRLVAGATLASGHKLALHSLEAGCDVRKYGEVIGRLTAPVAAGDHVHVHNLKSLRGHIG
- a CDS encoding tripartite tricarboxylate transporter substrate binding protein, coding for MLRTILAATSGLLLAAIATAASAQSWPDRQIRLIIPFPPGGQQEVASRILVEKLSAELGQPIIIDSRPGADGNVGTEAVAKSAPDGNTWLGSSVPFTTQVALHPKSLRYSPTKDFAPVAGFGTTTFMFTVPAELPVKDLKEFIAYIKAQKGKASYAGSGRGSVVHLATEKFKQSAGLDMEMIPYAGQPPAIADLLAARVQFMALGSVFAAPLVKAGKLKALAVMDTKRNAELPDVPTIVEAGYPDLALKSFFGIHVPKGTPEAVIQRINAAVNKAITMPDVVERFAKSNVDPAEPNTPQQYGALIEQQIALWAGIIKAAGIETD
- a CDS encoding tripartite tricarboxylate transporter TctB family protein produces the protein MQADLKDIAAGLLLVAAALFFGLIGFVQLPLGTSFRMGPGYFPALLSGLLAVMGLIIAGRAIGRSSEISTIRVPWRGVLLTSAATVAFALLVPAYGLVPALVTAILLSAFASRRMTWPLAVGLATGLTLFSALLFRYGLGVPVPLLGAS